The genomic window CACCAACATCAGATTTTCAAAATACACACTAGTATTAGTAGTTAAACGATCATCTTTCATGTTATCACTTATCACACACAAAACAAAACGGAAAACAAGAAAAAGAGTAAAGAAGAAACTTAACTAGATCCAggaacaaaaaatcaaagaatgaGACCACAAAAATGtaatacaaaagaaaactgaaagaaAATTATTGAAACGAAAATAgtaataaagaagatattgaaccTGTGTGGAGTCTGAGAACTGTCTGAGCAATGGTGGTGGAAAGCAAAACGGCCAAAAAGCTCTGAGACAACCAGAGAGGAGCAGAACTGCAGAGAGAGTGTGTGAATGgggaggaaaagagaaggaaagaagaaagaaattctgCTTTATTGCCATTTTTGCCAACGGATATCAAATACTTTATAAatcatttttgttctcttttatataACTGTTTGAAATCCGAAAAGTAGCGCTGCCCTTCTTCCCATTCGACACGTAGCTAACGGAAAAACAACTTTTTCCTTCACGGGTTTGGATGGATAACGTCGCCGTTAGTTAGTGCCCGAAGGAGAAAGTTtgaactgttttggttctttactCTCCACGAAATTAAATGGGGTACACAACAACCTCCAGATAATGACAATTGAATGAGGCCACAATAACCCACATTTTCCTCCCACTAGTAAATATTACTCCAACTGAACAGATTTTGCACAATACGTACCAACCACTGCTTCAATATAGTTTGATGTATCTTGCAGGCTAACGCTCGACACCCGATGCAGGCACATCCAGGTATGCAGCAACAAGAAGTGTTCGCACAAGGGATGCCCATCACTCTTGAAGAGGGAAGCCCCGGGAGGGGATCAACAACTGTTTCCGAGGTTCTAAAGAGGGACAAGGAAATTCCTCTAATGGGGAACCATCATTTTTGGAAGGATCAAATGGTGGCAACTAAGGATGACGCTTGAAATTGAGTCCATGGGCAGACAACTATTACTATGTTGAAAATTGTATGCAACGGCTATCCTAAAGCTTGAGGTAAACACTAGGCCATTTTAATTCTAGTCTCACAGattcaaagaagaaaagaaccatgATATCCAATCATGTGACAAAGCATTGCATCATGGGTTAATAATGATTGTCTAGATTGTCTGCACATTGTAAATTGGTGAGTAGCTAACTGCATTTAGGTCCACTGGTATGATTAGTTAGTCAGAAATCCATTCACTGAGATTTAGACAAAAACTGCTACTCCAGAAGTTAGAAACTTTGTATTTTGATGAGTACGAGACATGACGACTATCTATGGCTTTGAGTTGTACTATCCTTGGACACCTGGATCCCCATTTGCAGTCAAGCCTCGGATCTTAACATCGTAGTATACTTCTTCAACTTTCCTAAGATCATACTTCATCCCtggaggagaaagaagaggaaagaatGACTGTTCATTACTAAGAGAATCCAGGTGTAGATGAGATGAAGAAAAATCATGTGTAGACTTTGGGGTGGAATAGAGAAAGCTTACCATCAAACTTCCTGCGCAAAAGATCATTGCGGAGATTGAGCATACGGAAGGCAGCATGTAGCTCTGTTAAGAAATTCAACACCTTCCTTGGGCAATCATAATCCCCAGCAGTGACTTGGTTTACCACGTATCGCGGCTGCAAACGATACATTACTTAGTGTGAGTATATGGCATTGTCTATGAACATCTAAAAAGCAGTATACTGTTATTGAAGTGGTACTATGTTATGAAAAATGATTGTACTGATAATGCAATATTGTGACTATGAAAAATGAATGTACTCTTTCTTATTTATTAAGGATTCTTACAAAGTCAAATCGATTCACTTTGTGATCCAACTGATTCGGTGGCGCAGATAGCAATGGCATATTTAGTTTAATAATCTTAAAAGAAGACATGACTCTCTCATGCATCTAACTTATCTCTTATCTAAACCTTCGGTTAAATCTAGAAACAGAATGGTAAAGTAGCTGCCAGAACGGAATTTTGAAGTCCAGATTTTAGTGAAACTCACTGACCATAATGAAATATTAGGCATGACATGAAGAGACACTTACCAACTCATTGGACATGAAGCATACCCCTGCACAGCATGGAAAAAGACAGCATCAGTAGAAAATAATTAAGAAGAAAATCCAGCAGTTTTAATTGAAATTCCAGAATTGACAAAACCATCTCGATCTTTTTCTCTCACACAACAGAAACAAGCTTGCTAGGAAATGTGCTGGCAATAATTCGCACTATTTTTCTGCATTAacaaccaagaggctaggaaggGACTCATAATAAGTAAAGACCCGTTAATAAATATATTTGCTGGGGGAGTTTTCACTAAACAGTGTGCATATCCAAAAATATGAAGATTAAAGCTTAATCGTGGTTCCAACATTGGCACAAAATCCTAGTCTCTTTTGAGCATATTGACTGTTTGTTGTTTTAACATACTGTCTTTGGGTAGGTAGCTTAACTTAGAATAAGAGCATTGGGAACTAAGTTTATAAAATGATAACTCTGTACCTACAAAACACACACCAACAATCAAAATTCTAAAGAGAGCACACCTGAGGAAAGAAACAACAAACTTATGCTAGTCATTTAGCAGAGCATGATTCGGCAATAGAAAATTATCTTCACGAGGTAAACTAATATCCCATTTCCAATTATCAATAATGGTAATGATGAGGTACATCCCTTAAAAGAACAGACatcattttgatttttgaaactGCTTCGAAGAACAGAGATCAAACTCACCTGTGAGATAATCTTCAATATCAAGACCAAACTCCGAAGAACCCACTGCAAAAGAAATCGCCATAGTTACTGttagaaaagaaaggaaaaaaaaaagtagcaCCTAAACTGTTCTTATAGATTCATGACCAGAACATCACATTGCCGTTCTGGACCTCTAGTAATGGAAATTAAAAAACAAGACTACAGCCATTAAATCAAATGTCAAGCTCCCTCAGAAACGGATATTCTAATAAAGTTAAGGAAAAAGATTCACTTGATCAGTATCGGCTAATTGAAGATACCCAATGTGGCTATGTCATAAAACAAATACTTGTTACCCTATCGACAACAAACAAATATTCTAGTTCAGATGATAGACCTGACCATAATGTAGTAAAGAGAAGTGAATATACATCCAAAACTTTCAGAACTAAGACTACGATAACAAATCAAACTCAAGCATGTATTCACTATTAAGAAACAAGTATCCTACTGACTCACCCTAAATGAACATTAGGTGCTAGTAAAAGATACCAATGTATCCAAGTACTACCAACAACAAACACCTTCTTCAATTCAACTGACCAAGTTACCACATTGAAATACAAAAATCGACTTACATCCAAGCTTCGCCTCAGTTTCTTTATGCATAAGGAGATCTCCAGTTTCTAACCAATGCAGAAGCACAATCAACGAAACCGCAGTCTGGGTTTCACTCCTCCATTCTCCATGAAACCTAATAATACCCACAAACAAAATTACTCCACAAAACAACAActacaaacaacaacaaaaacagaaagcCAAAGAATCAATTCTACAATCAAAAGGGTCGTATTACAAAGAAAGTCCATACCTATAATACTGCCCAGGACATTCTTTAAGAATTTCAGCAAGGTTACTGTAAAGTGCCTTCAATACCTCAATCTGTGATTTAGCCCTCTCCAAAACCTCTGCAAAACCCCAAAattacaaaacaaacaaaaccctCAAAAACTTGAACCAAGCAAAAttaagagcaaaagaagaagcccaattaaaaaaaaaactcaagatCCAACCCTTTTGAGTACCTGGAACAGGCCGAGATTGATGAACCAAAAGCAGACCGGAATGCATAAAACGAGCAGCTGATTCGATTTCTCCGGCAACAGCTTTAATTCTTTCTCTCAATTTACCAGAATCTTCAAGTGTTGAACGAAACCCTTCAAATTGTTTCTCaactgatgaagaagaatatacaGAATCTCCACTTTGAGCCATCGAAGAACAAAAGAACCGTAACTTGTTGGTGTTAGACGTAGGGAGCGACGGGAGGGAAgatttgttgatggagatgaactTACGAAATGGGATTGTTTTATATgaattagggttagggtttagcGAGTGAAAAAGAGTGATAACTCCGTTTCGTAGTGCACTACTACTCTTCATTTCTCCAAGTGTCTACTGTTCCTTTAGTACTTATCTGTAGTACACTGTGGGCGagtgttttcattttatattttttcatCGACAAATGTGCTTTCAGGCACCGGCTGTAGGTGCTAAAGTCGCTTCTCCGTGACCTAAACGACGGGCTAAATACATTTTTAGATGGTTAGGGAAAGACCCCGCTGATGGAACTATTTTTGATAAGGCTAATTTTATTCCTCATAAATTAATGTTAATTCGATTGAATGATAGTACATGTTTAATCTTTTTAAGCAATTAACTAATGTTAATCGATCAACAAAAATGTCTTTTTTTGGTAAGATTATTAACCAAGAAGCGGTCGTTGTTTATGCACTCGTAGGAGATTCTGGGTTGTTGTTCTGCATTCACGAAGCTACTTAGAACCGATGgacagtttttttctttttttgaagacCACTTGTTCTGCATTCACGGGGACCACCTAGTATTGATGGATATTATTCACTAAATATACCGTTGGTTGTGGATATACATGCAAATCGATTGTTTTACATTTTCATAAAGAAGAAATTCATTCATCGTTTTGAGAAATCGTCACATTACATGCAAATCGATTGTTTTACACTTTCATAAAAAAGAAATTCATTCATCGTTTTGAGAAATCGTCACATTACATAGCTTAGAAAACTAGTGCATTGCACAGGATAATTAAGTACGTGTGTTCTTGAATCTCGCACGTCAACACATCGTCAGTAAACCTCTGAGCACGTTTGAACAACACCCCATATTTCTTCGCGTGCATGAACATCCTTTCGTCGTTTCGTATATGTCATAGGCTATTTCGAGTTGAAATTAAATATTACATGTTAGTATGCAAATATTAGATAAAGACATAGGTATAAACATTTGGAATTGCTCACTTATCATTAAGAGGAGCTTGTGGTCGTTCACTATTTTTCTAACTGTACAAAACTCTCGAATATTTTTTTTCTGTGACTCGAGACGCTAAATTTTCCATATGAGGTTTTTGGATTTCTCGATGCACTTATAGTAGAATTCTttgactctcttccaaaacattgaataaagTTCATCTAGACGTTTGCGGAAGGCAGGAATGAATGACTTCACAAGCTTCATATCTTCTTTCTGTCCCCATGCCATTTTTCGAGATCTATTTGAGTAGTGGATCAAATAAGAGCGGCTAAGAGTTACAAGTTTGGGCAAGATGTGGTTGGGAACAAAattgtccttatatagatgaaGATTCAACAACTAGTAATTTTGAAATCAATTCCAACAATTGGTTTATAAAAATATCCATGGAGACGATTGTATCATTGCAAAATAACATAAAAATAGTCTTGCCACCATCCCTCGTTAGGAATGTCAACTTAAGTCGATTCTTGTCtaaaaaaacatacagaaaaaatGACATTTTTGCTTACAAGAATCGGCCTCTATGATTTCTCATATAGATCGATTTTTTTAGCCTATCAAAATTCTGGAAACTATAATTCTAAATTGGTCTATAAGGATGTCTATATGAACCAATTTTGAAATCCTCGAAAAATTGTGACCTGGTTAAAAGTTGTATAATCGGTCATTATGAAGGTCATATACCGATTTTAGACTTAAACAACCAGAATTCCTGCATTTTTTTTGCCCAAATTTGTCGCGTCTTGGGCAAACacaatttttttaaaaccaacCAGATTCATTCATTCATAGACTAACAACATAACTAACATGTTTTAGTTCGACCAACAAACATAGTTAGGGACATAATTTTTGGCACAAATAGTTAAATACTCCAtttatttcaaaataataggccgGTTTCATATGtaattagtgaaaaagcgggggtctaacaaccacatccaatatttcgttcgacaatttggatagactaactccaatataattccaagagaatcaactagacagtcagactcaattaaggAAAAAACATCCAAGAACtaaatctcaatttctcaacacaatctgcaatcgagtagatagaaatccgtgagctcgATGGAtacgagaaataacttgaacggtatcaaaaaccaatgttcaagtgtcaatcaatttgaatcaacaaccaaaggttggattcaccaattgattgaactatgcaacctatgatatttcaattatataaacaaatataatgtagaaaataaataacacagacaccataagttttgttaacgaggaaaccgcaaatgcagaaaaaccccgggacctagtccatatttgaacaccacactgtattaagccgctacagacactagccaactataagttaacttcggactggaatgtagttgatccctaaccaagtctcacaacaattaaggtacaatcgcgttccttacgcctctgaatcccagcaggactctacgcactttattctcttagctgatctcacccacaattaagagttgttacgacccagagtcgaagacttgataacaaatctgtctcccacagaaaagtccattctgatagataaatctgtcttccacaggaatacctatgaagtttttgttccgtcttttgataaatcaaggtgatcaggaaccaattgataacccggtcttatattcccgaagaacagtctagaaatattaatcacctcacaataacttaactatatggtagcagaacaagttattgtagaatcataaagaatgagacgaagagctttgtgattactttttatatctcggTCGTTGTTTATGCACGAAGACCAACTAGAATCAATGGACATTTTTTGTCTTTGTTTGAAAACCACTTGTTCTGCATTCACGAAGACCACCTAAAATCGGTGGACATTACTTACTAAATAAACCGTTTGCCAAAATCGTTGTTGTGGATATACGTGCAAATCGATTGTTTTACACTTTCATGAAGAATAAATTCATTCATCGTTTTGAGAAATCATTACATAGCTTAGGAAACTAGTGCATTGCATAGGATAATTTAGTACGTGTATTCTTGAATCTCGCACATCAACACATCGTCAGTAAACCTCTGAGCACGTTTGAACAACACCCCATATTTCTTCGCGTGCATGAACATCCTTTCATCGTTTCGTATATGTCATAGTCTATAGAATCTTTCGAGTTAAAATTAAATGAATTACATGTTAGTATGAAAATATTAGATAAAGAGATAGGTATAAACATTTTGAATTTCTCACTTTtcactaagaggagcttgtggtcGTTCATAATTTTTCTAGTTGTACAAAACTCTCGAATATTTTTTTTCTATGACTCGAGACGCTAAGTTTTTCCATATGAGTTTTTTGGATTTCTCGACGCACTTATAGTAGAATTCTttgactctcttccaaaacattgaataaagTTCATCTAGACGTTTGTGGAGGCAGGAATGAATGACTTCACAAGCTTAATATCTTCTTTCTGTCCCCATGCCATTTTTCGAGATCTATTTGAGTAGTAGATCAAGTAGAAGCGGCTAAGAGTTGCAAGTTTGGGGAAACATGTGGTTGGGAAAGAAGTTTTCCTTATATAGATGAAGACTCAACAACTAGTAATTTTGAAATCAATTCCAATAATCGGTTTATAAAAATATCCATGGAGACGATTTTAGATTTGCAAAATAACATAAAAATAGTCTTGCCACCATCCGTCGTAAGGAATGTCAGCTTAAGTCGATTCTCGTCTAAAAAAACATACGGAAAAAATGGCACTTTTGCTTAAAATAATCAGCCTCTATGATTTCTCATATAGATCGATTTTTTTAGCCCGTCAAAATTCTGGAAACTATAATTCTGAATTGGTCTATAAGGATGTCTATATGAGCCAATTTTGAAATCCTCGAAAAACTGTAACCTGGTGAAAAGTTATATAATCGGTCATTATGAAGGTCATATACCGATTTTAGACTAAAACAACTAGAATTCCTGCATTTTTTTGCCCAAATTGTAGTTCTTTTGTCGCGTCTTGGGCAAACACAAATTTTTTAAAACCAATcagattcattcattcattcataaactAACAACATAACGTAACATGTTTTAATTCGACTAACAAACATAGTTAGGGACATAATTTTTGGCACAGATAGTTAAATACTCCCTctatttcaaaataataggccgGTTTCATATGTAATtagtgaaaagcgggggtctaacaaccacacccaatatttcgttcggcaatttgtatggactaactccaatataattccaagagaatcaactagacagtcagactcaattaaggAAAAAACATCTAAGAGCtaaatctcaatttctcaacacaatctgcaatctagcagatagaaatctgtgagctcgATTGATACGAGAAATAACaagaacggtatcaaaaaccaatgttcaagtgtcaatcaatttgaatcaacaaccaaagattggattcaccaattgattgaactacgcacaacctgtgatatttcaattgtataaacaaatttaatgcggaaaataaataacacagacaccataattcttgttaacgaggaatccgcaaatgcagaaaaaccctgggacctaatccagatttgaacaccacactgtattaagccgctacagacactagcctactacaagttaacttcggactggaatgtagttgatccctaaccaagtctcacaccaattaaggtacaaatgcgttccttacgcctctgaatcccagtaggactctactcacttgattctcttagttgatctcacccacaactaagacttgctacgacccagagtcgaagacttgataaacaaatttgtctcccacagaaaagtctattctgatagataaatttgtctcccacagagatacctatgaattttttgttccatcttttgataaatcaaggtgatcatgaaccaattgataatctggtcttatattcccgaagaacagcctagaaatatcaaccacctcaaaataacttaactatatggtagcagaacaagttattgtggaatcacaaagaatgagacaaagagatttgtgattactttttatatcttacctatcggagataaatattgAGCcgatcttagagaatatagtactcagtacgatagaacaagtaagatcagaacacgcaactacagagaaaatagttgggtctagcttcaaaatcccaatgaagtctttaagtcgtttacctataatggttttaggaaaaacctaggttaaaggagaatctagtctagtacgcaactagtatcacacatgaggtgtgggtattaggttttccagttgctatagttctcccttatatagttttcaaatcagggttttgataactttgaaacaaagcaatcaatattcaccgttagatgaaaacctgatttaagactcaagctaagtttgcttaaaaccaaataaatatctctccacctttaaatggtcttagcttgttacacataaatgaaatatactttcatttagatatgggtaaccgtacctaaacgtgtatattgagttggatcaagaataattaaccgaagttaaccgtatgaacacttttctattaacctcattcatctaacacttctagatcaaataacaatcaaatgaatctaattgtgttaatcatagagttgttcaattgtgtatattctcatagaagtatacaagacacaattgaaacaaaatcggatttgtttcaagagaatcaattcatgaacatttagccacgttttaaaaagattgcattctttaatatataaatgtattttttcatgagtatgaaatcatacttaatctATTTTATAACATAAACCAACTTagcttgcaaacgggtacgcaaacttaagttccggaaatTGGTCTCgtctgacagttcgcaaacgggtatgcatactgtcgtaccgGACCGTAACTCGGGTGaaaccgtttgcaaacgggtatgcaaacttggttcccggactttgacagtaaaaaccgttcgcatactggtatgcatacttagttcccggacctgaatcacactacaacagtttgcatactggtatgcatactgtgctatatccagacaatggttaattgttctaaactcccatttcaatcattgaaacatcctaagaagacaaactattagcttataagtaatttccaAGTGATTGAATggtcaatatgaaacattccgagtctacgtcaaatgactgtctcacacaaatcatgtaagatgtttcaaggcaattttcacatgatcgtcttttgactcattgtttagtttccaacaaataaatcctttccaactaaactcgtcaagaataatgatgaacatagttaaagcaaaaacctTTACAACAGATAtctcgaga from Papaver somniferum cultivar HN1 unplaced genomic scaffold, ASM357369v1 unplaced-scaffold_19, whole genome shotgun sequence includes these protein-coding regions:
- the LOC113338304 gene encoding translin-like, coding for MKSSSALRNGVITLFHSLNPNPNSYKTIPFRKFISINKSSLPSLPTSNTNKLRFFCSSMAQSGDSVYSSSSVEKQFEGFRSTLEDSGKLRERIKAVAGEIESAARFMHSGLLLVHQSRPVPEVLERAKSQIEVLKALYSNLAEILKECPGQYYRFHGEWRSETQTAVSLIVLLHWLETGDLLMHKETEAKLGLGSSEFGLDIEDYLTGVCFMSNELPRYVVNQVTAGDYDCPRKVLNFLTELHAAFRMLNLRNDLLRRKFDGMKYDLRKVEEVYYDVKIRGLTANGDPGVQG